The following coding sequences are from one Virgibacillus necropolis window:
- a CDS encoding aspartate aminotransferase family protein: protein MEVTVQTSSGNKALLSTQEKRESNARSYPRRLPLAIKRAEGIYVTDMDGKQYMDCLAGAGTLALGHNHTVVREAIENVMQSYLPLHTLDLTTPVKEAFIDEVFASLPPSFAEKAKIHFCGPTGADAVEAALKLVKTATGNRAILSFQGGYHGSTHGTLGISGTIGPKQKIHALVPDTHFLPYPYEYRCPFGVGKEGHGIGITYIENLLDNPEGGIVKPAGIIVEVVQGEGGSIPAPIGWLKELRRITKKRDIPLIIDEVQTGIGRTGKMFAFEHAGIEPDVLVLSKAIGGSLPLSVVVYDRCLDKWEPGTHIGTFRGNQMAMATGQATLRFVKENHLPDYAQEMGTYLAEQLNSIQKEVSSIGDVRGRGLMIGVEIINPTKQPNRIGSYPAYAELAEKIQQECLSRGLILEVGGRFGSVIRLLPPLIISKGQIDEVLQRLSEAIKSAEAQFGLR, encoded by the coding sequence ATGGAAGTAACTGTTCAAACTAGTTCAGGAAATAAAGCATTGTTATCAACGCAGGAAAAAAGGGAATCAAACGCCAGATCCTATCCAAGAAGATTGCCCCTTGCGATTAAGAGAGCAGAAGGCATTTATGTAACAGACATGGATGGAAAGCAATATATGGATTGTTTAGCTGGAGCAGGAACACTGGCATTAGGTCATAATCACACAGTCGTCCGTGAGGCGATTGAAAACGTCATGCAGTCATACTTGCCTTTACATACACTTGATTTGACGACACCAGTAAAAGAGGCGTTTATTGATGAGGTGTTCGCATCTTTACCACCTTCATTTGCAGAGAAAGCCAAAATTCATTTTTGTGGTCCAACAGGTGCTGATGCTGTAGAAGCGGCCTTAAAACTAGTGAAAACCGCAACTGGTAACAGAGCTATTCTTTCTTTTCAAGGGGGTTACCACGGTTCTACACACGGAACATTAGGTATTAGCGGAACGATAGGACCAAAACAGAAGATTCACGCACTTGTGCCTGATACTCATTTCCTTCCGTACCCATATGAATACCGCTGCCCGTTCGGCGTAGGAAAAGAAGGGCATGGCATCGGGATTACATACATTGAAAATTTATTGGATAATCCGGAAGGTGGTATTGTCAAGCCAGCCGGTATAATCGTAGAAGTTGTACAAGGTGAGGGGGGTTCCATTCCTGCCCCAATCGGGTGGTTAAAAGAGCTCCGTCGTATTACAAAAAAACGCGACATTCCACTAATCATTGATGAAGTACAAACAGGCATCGGACGAACGGGTAAAATGTTTGCATTTGAGCATGCTGGGATCGAGCCAGATGTCCTTGTACTTTCAAAAGCAATAGGGGGGAGTCTTCCACTTTCCGTTGTTGTTTACGATCGTTGTCTTGATAAATGGGAACCAGGAACCCATATCGGAACATTTAGAGGAAACCAAATGGCGATGGCTACCGGCCAAGCAACGTTACGTTTTGTAAAGGAAAATCATCTACCGGATTACGCACAGGAAATGGGGACTTATTTAGCTGAACAGTTGAATTCTATTCAAAAAGAAGTGTCCTCAATCGGTGATGTAAGAGGCAGAGGACTTATGATTGGTGTTGAAATCATTAATCCTACGAAGCAGCCAAATAGAATTGGAAGTTATCCGGCGTACGCTGAACTTGCCGAAAAAATTCAACAAGAATGCTTAAGTCGCGGATTAATTTTGGAAGTTGGAGGCCGTTTTGGTAGCGTGATTCGTTTGTTGCCACCATTAATCATTTCTAAAGGGCAAATTGATGAGGTACTGCAGCGCCTCTCTGAAGCAATTAAGAGCGCAGAAGCCCAGTTTGGATTGCGGTGA